Proteins encoded by one window of Paenibacillus urinalis:
- a CDS encoding CPBP family intramembrane glutamic endopeptidase, translated as MSKKRLNWIPILLITIMVAACAPLLLWFRSSPLLALEIFDRAVYNLEISYQITVLLLAMIMIGIVYGIAGKDGLTYLSLRRRDGIIRPEPWIGIKPKVTESWKNLGFNFAIVITLVTIVVIYFQLGYGESMSLELYPGVILILIFSLMNAFSEEIIFRFSFVAVVSRYGFSPYIAQGLSALTFGIVHYFGNPGGIVGVLMAAFIGWFLAKSMLETKGFFWALAIHFLQDVVIFSALFMK; from the coding sequence ATGAGTAAAAAACGACTCAATTGGATCCCCATCCTGTTGATCACCATCATGGTTGCCGCTTGTGCGCCTCTATTGCTATGGTTCAGAAGCAGTCCGCTCCTCGCTTTAGAAATATTCGATAGGGCTGTATACAATCTGGAGATTAGTTATCAGATTACGGTATTGTTGTTAGCTATGATTATGATCGGCATTGTATATGGAATCGCAGGTAAAGATGGTCTTACGTATTTAAGTCTTAGAAGGCGAGATGGAATTATTCGGCCGGAACCTTGGATTGGAATTAAGCCAAAAGTAACGGAGTCATGGAAAAACTTAGGTTTCAACTTCGCGATTGTGATTACACTGGTGACCATTGTGGTCATATACTTCCAACTGGGGTATGGGGAAAGCATGAGTTTAGAGCTATATCCTGGGGTCATATTAATTCTTATCTTTTCGCTTATGAATGCCTTCTCTGAAGAAATCATCTTCCGGTTTTCATTTGTAGCTGTTGTTAGCAGATATGGCTTCTCACCGTATATAGCGCAGGGATTATCAGCATTGACCTTTGGTATTGTTCATTATTTCGGAAATCCAGGGGGAATAGTGGGTGTATTGATGGCTGCTTTTATCGGATGGTTTTTGGCCAAATCAATGTTAGAAACGAAGGGGTTCTTCTGGGCGTTAGCGATCCATTTCTTACAAGATGTCGTGATTTTTAGTGCTTTATTTATGAAGTAG
- a CDS encoding PadR family transcriptional regulator — protein MKRINTSHFAILGLLRIKPMSAYELVKFSKESIGLFWNESYGHIHKSIKQLELEGYVSVVEAAETGRRKIVYGITQEGCNQLDSWLTQPPMEPVMRNELLMKLFVSDKRNVPQLVAFLKEEIEASEGLTAMLAGIKASVPGADRKQAQLWLLTLDYGERYLQMTIEWCHHALAILNHPHWRHIDE, from the coding sequence ATGAAAAGAATCAATACTAGTCATTTTGCGATTCTCGGCTTACTTCGGATTAAACCGATGAGCGCCTATGAATTGGTCAAGTTCTCGAAGGAAAGCATCGGCCTATTTTGGAACGAATCCTATGGACATATTCATAAGAGCATCAAGCAACTGGAGCTAGAAGGTTATGTGTCGGTTGTGGAAGCAGCAGAGACCGGTAGGCGCAAAATTGTCTATGGTATAACGCAAGAGGGATGTAATCAACTTGATTCTTGGTTAACTCAACCTCCGATGGAACCTGTGATGAGAAATGAATTACTGATGAAGCTCTTCGTCTCCGATAAACGGAATGTGCCGCAATTAGTCGCTTTTCTGAAGGAAGAAATAGAAGCGAGTGAGGGATTAACCGCGATGCTCGCAGGAATTAAAGCGAGTGTTCCTGGAGCAGATCGTAAACAAGCCCAGCTCTGGTTATTGACTCTCGACTATGGTGAGCGATATCTGCAAATGACCATCGAATGGTGTCACCATGCACTTGCAATATTAAACCATCCACATTGGAGGCATATTGATGAGTAA
- a CDS encoding VOC family protein, with protein sequence MIQSIVHIALVVKDYDEAIEFYTKKLNFTLIEDTYQPEQDKRWVVISPPGSVGTTILLARASKPEQEQFVGNQTGGRVFLFLNTDDFWRDYNEMVSKGIEFVRDPKEQSYGMVAVFKDLYGNLWDLLQMNEDHPISKRVK encoded by the coding sequence ATGATTCAGTCCATTGTACATATCGCTTTGGTTGTAAAAGATTATGATGAAGCGATTGAATTCTATACAAAAAAATTAAATTTCACGTTAATTGAAGATACTTATCAACCAGAGCAAGATAAACGATGGGTAGTAATTTCTCCTCCTGGCTCTGTTGGTACGACAATATTACTAGCTAGAGCATCTAAACCGGAACAAGAGCAGTTTGTTGGTAACCAGACTGGTGGCCGAGTATTTCTCTTTCTAAACACGGACGACTTCTGGAGAGATTATAATGAAATGGTCTCCAAAGGAATAGAATTTGTTAGAGATCCCAAAGAACAATCATACGGAATGGTTGCCGTGTTCAAAGATTTATACGGAAATTTGTGGGATCTTCTGCAAATGAATGAAGATCATCCTATATCCAAACGCGTTAAGTAA